A genomic window from Candidatus Binataceae bacterium includes:
- a CDS encoding HlyD family secretion protein, which produces MNRLVRRALLAIVVLALIAATVPGYHYYRYFSSHVSTDDAYADGTVALVSSRVAGTITNVYVEDNWTVKQGELLLTLDSRDFEVRVQQAQAQLARARQSIDEMYAQVNAAEAGVALAQSQARQAKIDYDRAVQLKNQGVVSSEFYDQANTGLKIAVADEQLAQHQLTQAQAALGRAPDGAADHQDHVANDGHYDRPIVSQARAALEAAELDLTYTKITAPFRGIVTHKTAHVGNRVQVGEPLLAVVPMDKLYVTANFKETQLTDVRVGQKATVEADIYPGYIYEGHVDSISMGTGAAFSLLPPENATGNWVKVVQRIPVKIVLDSPPPPDKPLRLGLSVEVSIDISDKSGPMLSSIVQHHYENDQGTTPNETLPMPPMPDANPSSAAQPEGRQPRLFNRLMNRLHNQ; this is translated from the coding sequence ATGAACAGGCTCGTTCGCCGGGCTCTGCTTGCGATTGTGGTGTTGGCGCTGATCGCGGCGACCGTTCCCGGCTATCATTACTATCGCTACTTCTCCTCGCACGTCTCGACCGACGATGCGTATGCTGACGGCACCGTCGCCCTGGTCTCATCGCGCGTCGCGGGAACGATCACCAACGTTTACGTCGAAGACAACTGGACCGTTAAGCAGGGCGAGCTGCTCCTGACCCTCGATTCGCGCGACTTCGAGGTTCGCGTGCAGCAAGCGCAGGCCCAGCTTGCACGCGCACGCCAGTCGATTGACGAAATGTATGCGCAGGTTAACGCGGCCGAGGCCGGGGTCGCTCTCGCGCAGTCGCAGGCGCGCCAGGCCAAGATCGATTACGACCGCGCCGTACAGTTGAAGAACCAGGGCGTCGTCTCAAGCGAATTTTACGATCAAGCCAACACCGGACTTAAGATTGCCGTCGCTGATGAGCAACTGGCGCAACATCAGCTCACCCAGGCGCAGGCCGCACTCGGAAGAGCCCCCGATGGCGCGGCAGACCATCAGGACCACGTAGCCAACGACGGCCACTATGATCGCCCGATCGTCTCGCAGGCGCGGGCCGCTCTGGAAGCCGCCGAGCTCGATCTCACTTACACGAAAATCACCGCACCGTTCCGCGGCATTGTGACTCACAAAACCGCTCACGTTGGAAATCGCGTGCAGGTCGGAGAGCCGCTCCTCGCCGTCGTGCCGATGGACAAGCTCTACGTCACCGCCAACTTCAAGGAGACGCAGCTCACCGATGTGCGCGTCGGCCAGAAGGCAACGGTCGAGGCCGACATCTACCCCGGCTACATCTATGAGGGTCACGTCGATTCGATCAGCATGGGCACCGGCGCAGCGTTCTCACTGCTGCCGCCTGAGAATGCGACCGGCAACTGGGTCAAAGTCGTGCAGCGTATCCCGGTCAAGATCGTGCTCGACAGTCCGCCGCCGCCCGACAAGCCGCTACGTCTGGGATTGTCAGTCGAGGTTTCTATCGACATCAGTGACAAGAGCGGGCCGATGCTGTCGTCGATCGTGCAGCATCATTACGAAAACGACCAGGGCACCACTCCCAACGAGACTTTGCCGATGCCGCCGATGCCCGATGCGAATCCGAGCAGCGCGGCGCAGCCCGAAGGCCGGCAGCCGCGATTGTTCAACCGCCTGATGAATCGCCTGCACAATCAGTAG
- a CDS encoding phosphotransferase, giving the protein MLTSQQIESPLALFLDARIARIAVLASGWETTVFEFVLSSPSGRFPAMPVGQPLVLRFYQSTDAAEKGAREYLTMDRISAAGIAVPRPYAFVEDPEAIGAPFLVMQRLEGGPLFSTRSFPQAFKTFSLAFFSFVQTQARIHRLDPMAPGLRDIPRTSARPGDGDMPLLDRLLRIIDERVEQGPLPGLRNALHRLTTRAPQFHDEKKSIVHMDYHPQNAIVAGFKVTGIIDWVKSDVGDRHLDAATTAVILSSSAMEHPRWMRDNVIGNSLRMSFSALYLPLYHAMAPMDFERFRYCQAVAAVLRLSMLGMMSAQGAETVGFRPEAISEVTPGVVRLLSRYATRKSGTAARVDLARPRIA; this is encoded by the coding sequence ATGCTCACCAGTCAGCAAATCGAATCCCCATTGGCTTTATTTCTCGACGCGCGAATTGCGCGCATCGCCGTCCTCGCGAGTGGATGGGAAACCACCGTCTTCGAGTTCGTCCTGAGCTCGCCGTCGGGGCGCTTTCCGGCCATGCCGGTCGGTCAGCCGCTCGTGCTGCGCTTCTACCAGAGCACCGACGCTGCTGAGAAAGGCGCGCGCGAGTACCTCACGATGGACAGGATTTCTGCTGCCGGAATCGCCGTCCCGCGTCCGTACGCCTTCGTCGAGGATCCCGAGGCGATCGGCGCGCCGTTCCTCGTGATGCAACGCCTGGAGGGCGGTCCGCTCTTCTCCACGCGCAGCTTCCCGCAGGCATTCAAGACTTTCTCACTGGCGTTTTTTTCGTTCGTGCAGACCCAGGCGCGAATTCATCGGCTCGATCCGATGGCGCCCGGACTACGCGATATTCCGCGTACCTCGGCTCGGCCCGGCGACGGCGACATGCCGCTGCTTGATCGCTTGCTCCGCATAATCGACGAGCGCGTCGAACAAGGGCCGCTGCCCGGTCTTCGCAACGCGCTGCATCGGCTGACCACGCGCGCGCCGCAGTTCCACGACGAGAAGAAATCGATCGTGCACATGGATTACCATCCGCAGAACGCGATCGTCGCGGGCTTCAAGGTCACCGGCATTATCGATTGGGTGAAGAGCGACGTCGGCGATCGGCATCTGGATGCGGCCACGACCGCCGTCATCCTGTCGTCGTCCGCGATGGAGCATCCGCGATGGATGCGCGATAACGTCATCGGCAATTCGCTGCGCATGAGCTTCTCCGCGCTCTACCTGCCGCTCTATCATGCGATGGCGCCGATGGACTTCGAGCGCTTCCGCTACTGCCAGGCCGTCGCCGCCGTGCTCAGGCTTTCGATGCTCGGCATGATGTCCGCGCAGGGAGCCGAGACGGTAGGATTTCGGCCCGAGGCGATAAGCGAAGTCACGCCGGGCGTGGTGCGGCTCTTGTCGCGCTATGCTACGCGCAAGAGCGGAACCGCGGCCCGCGTCGATCTCGCGCGGCCGCGAATCGCATAA